A portion of the Pseudomonas sp. GR 6-02 genome contains these proteins:
- a CDS encoding heavy metal sensor histidine kinase: MKPASLSMRLGLTVSILGALLVVFLAILAYFALTHELNALSRNSLAQKVEQVEHSLSLYADAAEIRSAPHILLDQVMGHDNLTLTIYDRSNLRTPLLKSGSGMADPRLERKAVLAADEPLAFSDGTDDQGKRYLTASRLVRIKDGTRVPVLLSMDDAHNQALLSAYLRSTLIALPLLLIFIGLSAWAAVQRGLMPLREFRKVAAMVSTQDLGHRLSVLDMPQELSELAQGINVMLDRLDNGVQQLSQFSDDLAHELRTPINNLMGKAQVTLSRERTAEAYKNVLVSCTEELERVARIVSDMLFLAQASNPAALTSFESVALEEEVEKVADLFSLSAQDKRISLRVTGASARVLGDRLMIQRAISNLLSNALRHCPAGQTVSLHIEQEATQVALEVSNPGAGIEAQHLPHLFDRFYRVDSSRSRSQGSTGLGLAIVRSIMSLHQGVAQVKSSPGTLTVFRLGFPTPDE; encoded by the coding sequence ATGAAGCCGGCCAGCCTGTCGATGCGCCTGGGCCTGACGGTGAGTATTCTCGGCGCGCTACTGGTGGTGTTCCTGGCGATCCTTGCCTACTTTGCCCTGACCCATGAGTTGAACGCGTTATCCAGAAACAGCCTGGCCCAGAAGGTGGAACAGGTGGAACACAGCCTGTCGCTGTACGCCGATGCCGCAGAAATTCGTTCGGCGCCGCACATTCTGCTCGATCAGGTCATGGGCCATGACAACCTCACCCTGACGATTTATGACCGCAGTAACTTGCGCACGCCGCTGTTGAAATCCGGCTCCGGCATGGCCGACCCGCGCCTTGAACGCAAGGCAGTGCTGGCCGCCGACGAACCACTGGCGTTCTCCGACGGCACCGACGATCAAGGCAAGCGCTACCTGACCGCTTCTCGGTTGGTCCGCATCAAGGACGGCACCCGCGTCCCGGTGCTGCTGTCGATGGACGATGCCCACAATCAGGCGTTGCTCAGCGCCTATCTGCGCTCGACGCTGATTGCTTTGCCATTGCTGCTGATCTTCATCGGCCTCAGTGCCTGGGCCGCCGTACAGCGGGGGCTGATGCCGTTGCGCGAGTTTCGCAAAGTGGCGGCGATGGTCTCGACGCAAGACCTCGGCCATCGGCTGTCGGTGCTCGACATGCCCCAGGAACTCAGTGAGCTGGCCCAGGGGATCAACGTCATGCTGGATCGCCTCGACAATGGTGTGCAGCAGTTGTCGCAGTTCTCCGATGACCTGGCCCATGAACTGCGCACGCCGATCAACAATCTGATGGGCAAGGCACAGGTGACGCTGTCCCGGGAACGCACGGCCGAGGCGTACAAAAACGTCTTGGTGTCCTGCACCGAAGAGCTGGAGCGTGTTGCGCGGATTGTCTCGGACATGCTGTTTCTGGCGCAGGCCAGTAACCCCGCAGCGCTCACATCTTTCGAGTCGGTCGCCCTGGAAGAAGAAGTCGAAAAAGTGGCCGACCTGTTTTCCTTGTCGGCGCAAGACAAGCGCATCAGCCTGCGCGTGACAGGCGCCAGCGCACGGGTACTGGGCGACCGCCTGATGATTCAACGGGCGATCTCGAACCTGCTGTCCAACGCCCTGCGCCACTGTCCGGCCGGGCAAACGGTTTCGCTGCACATTGAGCAAGAGGCGACACAGGTTGCACTGGAAGTCAGCAACCCCGGCGCGGGCATCGAAGCGCAGCATCTGCCGCACCTGTTCGACCGCTTTTACCGGGTCGACAGCAGCCGCTCCCGCTCACAAGGCAGCACCGGACTGGGCCTGGCCATCGTGCGCTCGATCATGAGCCTGCATCAGGGGGTGGCACAGGTTAAAAGCTCGCCTGGGACGTTGACGGTGTTTCGATTGGGATTTCCCACCCCCGATGAATAG
- a CDS encoding YcaO-like family protein → MGFTLAERELTLEQAEQRIHAELDSLGLRVDTRTLGQQIVAVHASASSSDQHHTARGSGKGYPRHARVGALYEMLEHYLSDHLDTSDIHYVAPRYFSDTSLFTDDTALALIAEQPNAITACRQYTDVLKRTSFTYPAALCTPGYSRRTLIQDTTNYGALQRYASNSGTAIGATYNEAVLHAANECIERDAVSLFLLEHFYYENHAPLRRVARTSDHDKLGRLWLDAEAEIGAEIVLVDISTEFLPRTFLAFSAAPCTHPRVFGTGCSIDARHGAWRALTELVQLHLWSSEPELRDYLSNAQRHLTAFPRLLRCLRFDLHPLLNLCEQQTVVLPDARDERPLAEQISLLAEDLHRYGRTLGIAPLHQTALGTTLVNVVIPGLERFFVVSSGNVVIPQARGRRLERRHGVPA, encoded by the coding sequence ATGGGTTTCACACTAGCCGAACGAGAACTCACCCTGGAGCAAGCTGAACAGCGGATTCACGCTGAACTTGATAGCTTGGGCCTGCGTGTCGACACCCGCACACTGGGCCAGCAGATTGTCGCGGTCCATGCCTCTGCCAGCTCCAGCGATCAGCACCACACCGCCAGGGGATCAGGTAAAGGCTACCCGCGCCACGCCCGTGTCGGTGCACTTTACGAAATGCTGGAACACTATTTAAGTGACCACTTGGATACATCCGACATTCACTATGTAGCCCCGCGCTATTTTTCCGACACATCACTATTTACCGACGACACTGCCCTGGCACTTATCGCCGAACAACCCAATGCCATAACAGCCTGCCGACAGTATACGGATGTTCTAAAGCGCACTTCATTTACATACCCGGCCGCTTTATGCACACCCGGTTATTCACGACGAACACTGATACAAGACACAACCAACTATGGCGCACTGCAACGTTATGCCAGTAATAGCGGAACCGCTATTGGCGCAACTTACAACGAGGCGGTTTTGCATGCTGCCAATGAATGTATTGAGCGCGATGCGGTTTCGTTGTTCTTGCTGGAGCATTTCTACTACGAAAACCACGCGCCCCTGCGCCGCGTCGCACGCACGTCCGATCACGACAAGCTGGGTCGGCTGTGGCTGGACGCCGAAGCGGAGATCGGTGCCGAGATCGTCCTTGTCGACATCAGCACCGAATTCCTGCCGCGAACCTTTCTGGCCTTTTCAGCCGCGCCATGCACTCACCCGCGAGTCTTCGGCACCGGTTGCTCGATCGATGCCAGGCATGGCGCATGGCGAGCACTTACCGAACTGGTTCAGTTACATCTTTGGTCCTCTGAGCCTGAACTGAGAGACTATCTGAGCAACGCTCAGCGGCATCTGACGGCCTTTCCTCGCCTGTTGCGCTGCCTGCGATTCGATCTGCATCCGCTGTTGAACCTGTGCGAGCAACAAACGGTAGTCTTGCCCGATGCTCGTGATGAACGACCATTGGCCGAGCAAATCAGCTTGCTGGCCGAAGACCTGCATCGGTATGGGCGCACGCTGGGCATTGCACCGCTTCACCAGACCGCCCTCGGCACCACGCTGGTCAATGTCGTCATTCCGGGGCTGGAGCGATTTTTCGTAGTCTCCAGCGGCAATGTGGTTATCCCGCAGGCGCGGGGACGGCGCTTGGAAAGGCGACATGGAGTGCCGGCATGA
- a CDS encoding class I SAM-dependent methyltransferase: protein MNARSATTALHREQRLAQSFVRHVASPGKLDRYVEPLGPGLHQLFVLRVNGCDWVGRKVLQHTDTDGWHINSLLRPWMLLGPLAEWHWGNEGAEIYFRGVTRQEKETAFHVAQTKPDSEVCFPLPVTDDTGLEFVCPPEYWQCNESLAKQLDADESHFRQHCATLLKTISSPGAVIHDPACSTGEFIAHLARELPDRHCLGSDRSASMIEHAKNRHGTSSAEFYLADARNIASAGIKCDVLILRFLNAEVMTRADAQQTLHDMAPCVNPGGTIIVFGHTPVLISVPYMAQILKLQVISSVAARPGHTELFQFYRLKVPI, encoded by the coding sequence ATGAACGCTCGATCGGCAACGACTGCCCTCCATCGAGAACAGCGCTTGGCTCAATCCTTCGTCCGTCATGTGGCCTCCCCTGGCAAACTCGATCGTTACGTCGAGCCCTTGGGGCCGGGGCTCCATCAGCTCTTTGTTCTGCGCGTGAATGGCTGCGACTGGGTGGGCCGAAAAGTCCTGCAACACACTGACACTGACGGCTGGCATATCAACAGCCTGCTCAGGCCCTGGATGTTGCTCGGACCGCTCGCTGAGTGGCATTGGGGCAATGAAGGTGCAGAGATCTATTTTCGAGGAGTTACCCGACAAGAAAAGGAAACGGCTTTCCACGTTGCGCAGACTAAACCGGACAGCGAGGTGTGTTTCCCGCTTCCTGTCACTGATGACACGGGCCTGGAGTTTGTTTGCCCGCCCGAATACTGGCAGTGCAATGAATCGCTCGCCAAGCAACTGGATGCCGACGAAAGCCACTTTCGCCAGCATTGCGCAACGTTACTCAAGACGATATCGAGTCCCGGCGCGGTGATCCATGATCCGGCGTGCTCGACTGGGGAATTCATTGCGCACCTGGCCCGCGAACTCCCCGACCGACATTGCCTGGGCTCCGATCGTTCGGCGTCGATGATCGAACATGCAAAAAATCGTCATGGCACCTCATCTGCCGAATTTTATCTGGCCGATGCCCGAAACATTGCCTCTGCCGGCATCAAATGTGATGTGCTGATACTGCGTTTCCTCAATGCCGAAGTCATGACTCGCGCCGATGCGCAGCAGACATTGCACGATATGGCACCGTGCGTGAATCCGGGAGGCACGATTATCGTTTTCGGCCATACGCCGGTACTGATTTCCGTTCCCTACATGGCCCAGATCCTGAAACTGCAGGTGATTTCCAGTGTAGCGGCCCGCCCCGGGCACACGGAGCTGTTCCAGTTCTACAGGCTGAAGGTTCCCATCTGA
- a CDS encoding alpha/beta fold hydrolase, protein MVVSPINGYYPTRDGHHLYWERHGTPGSEPIFFLHGGPGGRSALHHLEFFDLRCFDIILFDQRGCGRSLPLGELQHNNTGLSVEDIDALRRHFGFEKISLLGISWGSWLAIQYQHRYPDAILKTTLVSVFIPFVANVSAYDKTLSEGLSQFAIGSHDTSARGIYQLLGNGCEVQQRQAAIHWLQAILQLNGQSMCPHALEDFVDEEAVRAICLELHYHVNHYFFTRADERLRVDADTLVIQGIKDTFGMSSVRWLRQRQNIRCRLLHAGHNAFDLAVMRTVRQSLKRESGHK, encoded by the coding sequence ATGGTGGTCTCCCCGATCAATGGCTACTACCCGACTCGTGACGGCCACCATCTCTATTGGGAGCGGCACGGCACCCCCGGCAGCGAACCGATATTTTTCCTGCATGGCGGGCCGGGTGGTCGTAGCGCCCTCCATCATCTTGAGTTCTTCGATCTGCGATGTTTCGATATCATTTTGTTCGACCAGCGTGGCTGCGGGCGCTCCCTTCCCCTCGGCGAGCTCCAGCACAACAACACTGGGCTGTCCGTTGAAGACATCGATGCCCTGCGTCGGCATTTTGGTTTCGAAAAAATCAGTTTGCTGGGCATTTCATGGGGAAGCTGGTTGGCCATCCAATACCAGCATCGCTATCCCGACGCCATTCTGAAAACCACGTTGGTCTCGGTGTTCATACCATTTGTTGCGAACGTAAGCGCCTACGATAAAACCTTGAGCGAAGGTTTATCTCAATTCGCCATTGGCTCCCACGACACCAGTGCGCGGGGTATCTACCAGCTACTGGGCAATGGTTGCGAGGTGCAACAGCGTCAGGCTGCCATCCACTGGCTGCAGGCTATTTTGCAATTGAACGGGCAATCGATGTGCCCGCACGCACTCGAAGACTTCGTTGATGAAGAAGCGGTGCGCGCCATCTGCCTGGAGTTGCATTACCACGTTAATCACTATTTCTTCACACGGGCGGACGAGCGTCTCCGGGTCGATGCCGATACCCTGGTGATACAAGGCATCAAAGACACCTTCGGCATGTCCAGCGTACGTTGGCTTCGCCAGCGCCAGAACATCCGTTGTCGTCTGCTCCACGCCGGGCACAACGCCTTCGACCTCGCGGTAATGAGAACCGTACGCCAGTCGCTGAAACGAGAAAGTGGGCATAAATAG
- a CDS encoding ABC transporter substrate-binding protein, whose product MFDKNNKLRHSISLAAMLALSGLSASAWADAYEDAAKKWIGGEFKPSTLTADQQLAELKWFIKAAEPFRGMDIKVVSETLTTHEYESKVLAKAFTEITGIKVTHDLLQEGDVVEKLQTVMQSDKSIYDGWVNDSDLIGTHFRYGKTESITDLMANEGKNFTSPTLDIKDFIGISFTTAPDGKIYQLPDQQFANLYWFRADWFDRADLKAKFKEKYGYELGVPVNWSAYEDIAKFFSEDVKEIDGKRIYGHMDYGKKDPSLGWRFTDAWFSMAGGGDKGLPNGLPVDEWGIRVEDCHPVGSSVTRGGDTNGPAAVFATQKYVDWMKAYAPPEAAGMTFSESGPVPSQGNIAQQIFWYSAFTADMTKPGLPVVNADGTPKWRMAPSPRGPYWEEGMKLGYQDVGSWTFMKSTPEKQKLAAWLYAQFVTSKTVSLKKTIVGLTPIRESDINSQAMTDLAPKLGGLVEFYRSPARVQWTPTGTNVPDYPRLAQLWWSHIAEAASGEKTPQQALDGLAKDQDAIMTRLERSKAQATCAPKMNPERDAQYWFDQPGAPKPKLANEKPKGETVSYAELLKSWEVARK is encoded by the coding sequence ATGTTCGACAAAAACAATAAGCTGCGACATAGCATTTCACTGGCAGCCATGCTGGCACTCAGCGGATTGAGCGCATCGGCCTGGGCTGATGCCTACGAAGACGCTGCGAAAAAGTGGATCGGCGGCGAATTCAAACCGTCCACCTTGACGGCCGATCAGCAACTCGCGGAATTGAAGTGGTTCATCAAGGCGGCCGAGCCGTTTCGCGGGATGGACATCAAGGTTGTCTCGGAAACCCTGACCACCCATGAATACGAGTCCAAGGTGCTGGCCAAGGCCTTCACCGAGATCACCGGGATCAAAGTCACCCACGACTTGCTGCAAGAAGGCGATGTGGTGGAAAAGCTGCAGACCGTGATGCAGTCGGACAAGAGCATCTATGACGGCTGGGTCAACGACTCCGACCTGATCGGTACGCACTTTCGCTATGGCAAGACCGAGTCGATCACCGACCTGATGGCCAACGAAGGCAAGAACTTCACCTCGCCGACCCTCGACATCAAGGACTTCATCGGCATTTCCTTCACCACCGCGCCGGACGGCAAGATCTATCAGCTGCCCGACCAGCAGTTCGCCAACCTTTACTGGTTCCGCGCCGACTGGTTCGATCGGGCGGACCTGAAAGCAAAATTCAAGGAAAAGTACGGCTACGAATTGGGCGTGCCAGTGAACTGGTCGGCCTATGAAGACATCGCCAAATTCTTCAGCGAAGACGTCAAGGAAATCGACGGCAAACGCATCTACGGGCACATGGACTACGGCAAGAAGGATCCATCCCTGGGCTGGCGCTTCACCGATGCCTGGTTCTCCATGGCCGGCGGCGGCGACAAGGGGCTGCCCAACGGCTTGCCGGTGGACGAGTGGGGCATCCGTGTCGAGGACTGCCATCCGGTCGGTTCCAGCGTGACCCGTGGCGGCGATACCAACGGCCCGGCGGCGGTGTTCGCGACGCAGAAATATGTCGACTGGATGAAGGCCTATGCGCCGCCGGAAGCAGCGGGCATGACCTTTTCCGAGTCTGGCCCGGTACCGTCTCAGGGCAACATTGCCCAACAGATCTTCTGGTACTCCGCCTTTACCGCCGACATGACCAAACCGGGCCTGCCGGTGGTGAACGCCGACGGTACGCCGAAGTGGCGCATGGCGCCGTCGCCGAGAGGGCCGTACTGGGAAGAGGGCATGAAGCTTGGGTATCAGGACGTGGGTTCCTGGACATTCATGAAGTCCACGCCTGAGAAACAGAAACTCGCGGCCTGGCTGTACGCGCAGTTCGTGACCTCGAAAACCGTGTCGCTGAAGAAAACCATCGTCGGCCTGACACCGATCCGCGAGTCGGACATCAACTCTCAAGCCATGACCGACCTGGCGCCGAAGCTCGGTGGCCTGGTCGAGTTCTATCGCAGCCCGGCGCGGGTGCAATGGACCCCGACCGGCACCAACGTGCCGGACTATCCGCGTCTGGCACAGTTGTGGTGGAGCCACATCGCCGAAGCCGCCAGCGGCGAGAAAACCCCGCAACAGGCGCTCGATGGTCTGGCCAAGGATCAGGACGCGATCATGACCCGTCTGGAACGCTCCAAGGCCCAGGCCACTTGCGCGCCGAAAATGAACCCGGAACGCGACGCGCAATACTGGTTCGACCAACCGGGCGCACCGAAGCCGAAACTGGCTAACGAGAAGCCCAAGGGTGAAACCGTGAGCTATGCCGAACTGCTGAAATCGTGGGAGGTGGCGCGTAAGTAA
- a CDS encoding DUF2160 domain-containing protein: MEWMSWTSPTAAFFGVIALILVGMTTWELRSPSILRKGFLPITTTRGDRLFIGLLGSAYLHLLVIGVTDWSIWIAFALSLVWLLAVMRWG; the protein is encoded by the coding sequence ATGGAATGGATGAGTTGGACCAGCCCGACGGCGGCGTTCTTCGGCGTCATAGCCTTGATCCTGGTGGGCATGACGACTTGGGAGTTGCGTTCGCCAAGCATTCTTCGAAAAGGTTTTCTGCCGATTACCACCACCCGTGGCGATCGGCTGTTTATCGGTCTTCTCGGCAGCGCCTACCTGCATTTGCTGGTAATCGGCGTCACCGACTGGAGCATCTGGATAGCGTTCGCGTTGTCCCTGGTGTGGCTGTTGGCTGTGATGCGTTGGGGCTAG
- a CDS encoding carbohydrate ABC transporter permease produces the protein MSKRKLIPLLVYILFLLVPIYWLLNMSFKSNTEILGGLTLFPQDFTFANYKVIFTDPSWYTGYLNSAYYVSMNTIISLTVALPAAYAFSRYRFLGDKHLFFWLLTNRMAPPAVFLLPFFQLYSSIGLFDTHIAVALAHCLFNVPLAVWILEGFMSGVPKEIDETAYIDGYSFPKFFVKIFVPLIGSGIGVTAFFCFMFSWVELLLARTLTSVNAKPIAAVMTRTVSASGIDWGVLAAAGVLTILPGMLVIWFVRNHVAKGFALGRV, from the coding sequence ATGAGCAAGAGAAAGCTGATTCCGCTGCTGGTCTACATCCTGTTCCTGCTGGTGCCGATCTACTGGCTGCTGAACATGTCCTTCAAGAGCAACACCGAAATCCTCGGCGGCCTGACGCTGTTTCCCCAGGATTTCACTTTCGCCAACTACAAGGTGATCTTCACCGACCCGAGCTGGTACACCGGCTACCTCAACTCGGCGTACTACGTCAGCATGAACACAATCATTTCCCTGACCGTGGCGTTGCCGGCGGCCTATGCGTTTTCGCGCTATCGCTTCCTCGGTGACAAGCACCTGTTCTTCTGGCTGCTGACCAACCGCATGGCACCGCCGGCGGTGTTCCTGTTGCCGTTCTTCCAGCTGTATTCCTCGATCGGCTTGTTCGACACGCACATCGCGGTGGCGTTGGCTCACTGTCTGTTTAACGTGCCGCTGGCGGTGTGGATTCTTGAGGGCTTCATGTCTGGCGTTCCCAAGGAAATCGACGAAACCGCCTACATCGATGGCTACAGCTTTCCCAAGTTCTTCGTGAAGATTTTCGTTCCGCTGATCGGCTCCGGGATCGGTGTCACGGCGTTTTTCTGCTTCATGTTTTCCTGGGTCGAATTGTTGCTGGCGCGAACCCTGACGTCGGTGAACGCCAAACCCATCGCCGCGGTGATGACCCGCACGGTCTCGGCGTCCGGCATCGACTGGGGCGTGCTGGCAGCGGCGGGGGTGTTGACCATCCTGCCGGGCATGCTGGTGATCTGGTTTGTTCGCAACCACGTGGCCAAGGGCTTTGCCCTGGGCCGGGTATGA
- a CDS encoding carbohydrate ABC transporter permease — translation MNKVQNNKAWWLVLPVFLLVAFSAVIPMMTVVNYSVQDIFDQSSRYFVGADWYKQVLLDPRLHDSLLRQFIYSACVLLIEIPLGIAIALTMPIKGRWSSLVLIILAIPLLIPWNVVGTIWQIFGRADIGLLGSSLNGMGISYNYAANTMDAWVTVLVMDVWHWTSLVALLCFSGLRAIPDVYYQAARIDRASAWAVFRHIQLPKLKSVLLIAVMLRFMDSFMIYTEPFVLTGGGPGNATTFLSQTLTQMAVGQFDLGPAAAFSLVYFLIILLVSWLFYTAMTHSDANR, via the coding sequence ATGAACAAGGTGCAGAACAACAAGGCCTGGTGGCTGGTGCTGCCGGTGTTCCTGCTGGTGGCGTTCAGTGCGGTGATCCCGATGATGACCGTGGTCAACTATTCGGTGCAGGACATCTTCGACCAGTCCAGCCGCTATTTCGTCGGCGCCGATTGGTACAAGCAGGTGTTGCTCGACCCACGGCTGCATGACTCGCTGCTGCGCCAGTTCATCTATTCCGCCTGCGTGTTGTTGATCGAAATTCCGTTGGGCATCGCCATCGCCCTGACCATGCCGATCAAGGGCCGCTGGTCGTCGCTGGTGCTGATTATCCTGGCGATTCCGCTGCTGATCCCGTGGAACGTGGTCGGCACCATCTGGCAGATTTTCGGCCGGGCCGACATCGGCTTGCTTGGGTCCAGCCTCAACGGCATGGGCATCAGCTACAACTATGCGGCCAACACCATGGACGCCTGGGTCACGGTGTTGGTGATGGACGTGTGGCACTGGACGTCGCTGGTGGCGTTGTTGTGTTTTTCCGGTCTGCGGGCGATTCCGGATGTGTATTACCAGGCGGCGCGGATCGATCGGGCGTCGGCCTGGGCGGTGTTCCGGCACATCCAGTTGCCCAAGCTCAAGAGCGTGCTGCTGATCGCGGTGATGCTGCGGTTCATGGACAGTTTCATGATCTACACCGAACCGTTCGTGCTGACCGGTGGTGGTCCGGGCAATGCCACGACCTTCCTGAGTCAGACCTTGACCCAGATGGCCGTAGGGCAATTCGACCTCGGCCCGGCGGCGGCTTTCTCGCTGGTGTACTTCCTGATCATCCTGTTGGTGTCGTGGCTGTTCTACACCGCCATGACTCACTCTGACGCCAATCGGTGA
- a CDS encoding ABC transporter ATP-binding protein, whose translation MAEIRLQSLAHSYTRTPAGPEDYAIREMDHVWEQGGAYALLGPSGCGKSTLLNIISGLLSPSQGQVMFDSKVVNELTPEKRNIAQVFQFPVVYDTMTVFDNLAFPLRNQGMVEAKIFSKVHEIAEVLDLQALLHKKARNLTADEKQKVSMGRGLVRDDVSAILFDEPLTVIDPHLKWKLRRKLKQIHEQFNITMVYVTHDQLEASTFADKIAVMYGGQIVQFGTPRELFERPSHTFVGYFIGSPGMNLIDVQPQAGGVGFAGTHLPLSHAMQQRIADSEWKTLKVGIRPEFVHVWEEAFDDALRAKVVHVEDLGTYKIMTLNLDGVLLKVRLAEDKPVPEGTAYISFPAQWLMVYADDYLLEVLP comes from the coding sequence ATGGCCGAAATCCGTTTGCAGAGCCTTGCCCACAGCTACACCCGCACACCCGCCGGCCCTGAGGATTACGCGATCCGTGAGATGGACCACGTCTGGGAGCAGGGCGGCGCCTATGCGCTGCTCGGGCCATCGGGGTGCGGCAAGTCGACCTTGCTCAACATCATTTCCGGGTTGCTCAGCCCGTCCCAGGGCCAGGTGATGTTCGACAGCAAAGTGGTCAACGAACTGACCCCGGAAAAGCGCAACATCGCCCAGGTTTTCCAGTTTCCGGTGGTCTACGACACCATGACGGTGTTCGACAACCTGGCTTTCCCGCTGCGCAATCAGGGCATGGTCGAAGCGAAGATTTTCAGCAAGGTGCATGAAATCGCCGAAGTCCTCGACCTTCAGGCGTTGCTGCACAAGAAGGCGCGTAACCTCACCGCCGATGAAAAGCAGAAAGTCTCCATGGGCCGTGGGCTGGTGCGCGATGACGTGTCGGCGATCCTCTTCGATGAACCGCTGACGGTGATCGACCCGCACCTGAAGTGGAAGCTGCGGCGCAAGCTCAAGCAGATCCACGAGCAGTTCAACATCACCATGGTCTACGTCACCCACGATCAGCTCGAAGCCTCGACCTTCGCCGACAAGATCGCGGTGATGTACGGCGGGCAGATCGTGCAGTTCGGTACGCCACGGGAATTGTTCGAACGGCCGAGCCACACCTTTGTCGGCTATTTCATCGGCAGCCCGGGGATGAACCTGATCGACGTCCAGCCGCAGGCCGGCGGTGTCGGTTTTGCCGGGACTCACTTGCCGTTGTCCCACGCGATGCAGCAACGGATCGCCGACAGCGAATGGAAAACCCTGAAGGTCGGCATCCGTCCGGAGTTCGTTCATGTGTGGGAGGAAGCCTTTGATGACGCGTTGCGGGCAAAGGTCGTACACGTCGAGGACCTGGGCACCTACAAAATCATGACCCTGAACCTCGACGGCGTGCTGCTGAAAGTACGCCTGGCCGAAGACAAACCGGTGCCCGAGGGCACGGCGTACATCAGTTTTCCGGCCCAGTGGTTGATGGTCTATGCCGATGATTACCTGCTGGAGGTGCTGCCATGA
- a CDS encoding ABC transporter ATP-binding protein, translating to MSLILEHVSRTIEGQTWIDDACLNFEPGSFNVLLGRTLSGKTSLMRLMAGLDKPDSGRILMNGVDVTQRPVRLRNVSMVYQQFINYPTMTVFENIASPLRQGGVANELIQSKVLETAKMLRIEKFLQRHPLELSGGQQQRTAMARALVKDAELILFDEPLVNLDYKLREELRQEMRELFKARNTIAIYATTEPNEALALGGTTTILHEGRVIQSGKSSEVYHQPQTVLAAELFSEPPINLMPGRIAGNEVSFANFVHFPLNVDLRPVGEGEFRFGVRPSHISLVPSNDDDLELAVTVEVAEISGSETFLHVRNEYFLLVLHLPGVHEYDVDAPIRIYIPTHKLFVFDMQGRLVQAPGRRIARVA from the coding sequence ATGTCACTAATCCTGGAACATGTCAGCCGCACCATCGAAGGCCAGACCTGGATCGACGATGCGTGCCTTAATTTCGAACCCGGATCGTTCAACGTTTTGCTCGGTCGCACGCTGTCCGGCAAAACCAGCCTCATGCGCCTGATGGCCGGTCTGGACAAACCCGACAGCGGCCGCATCCTGATGAACGGCGTCGACGTCACCCAGCGCCCGGTGCGTTTGCGCAATGTGTCGATGGTCTATCAGCAGTTCATCAATTACCCGACCATGACGGTGTTCGAGAACATCGCCTCGCCGCTGCGTCAGGGCGGCGTTGCCAATGAGCTGATCCAGAGCAAAGTGCTGGAAACCGCGAAGATGCTGCGCATCGAGAAATTCCTCCAGCGCCATCCACTGGAGCTCTCCGGCGGCCAGCAACAGCGCACGGCCATGGCCCGGGCGCTGGTCAAGGACGCCGAGCTGATTCTGTTCGACGAGCCGCTGGTCAACCTCGACTACAAGCTGCGCGAAGAGCTGCGCCAGGAAATGCGCGAGCTGTTCAAGGCGCGCAATACCATCGCGATTTACGCCACCACCGAACCCAACGAAGCCCTGGCGCTGGGCGGCACCACGACGATTCTTCACGAAGGCCGGGTGATTCAGAGCGGCAAGTCCTCCGAGGTCTATCACCAGCCGCAAACCGTGCTGGCGGCGGAGTTGTTCTCCGAGCCACCGATCAACCTGATGCCGGGGCGCATTGCCGGCAACGAAGTGAGTTTCGCCAATTTCGTGCACTTCCCGTTGAACGTCGATCTGCGTCCGGTGGGCGAGGGCGAGTTCCGTTTCGGCGTGCGTCCCAGCCATATCTCGCTGGTGCCGAGCAACGACGACGATCTGGAACTGGCGGTGACCGTCGAGGTGGCCGAGATCAGCGGTTCGGAAACCTTCCTGCACGTGCGCAACGAGTATTTCCTGTTGGTGCTGCACTTGCCGGGGGTGCACGAATACGACGTCGATGCGCCGATTCGCATCTATATCCCGACTCATAAACTGTTTGTGTTCGATATGCAGGGGCGGCTGGTCCAGGCGCCCGGTCGCCGTATTGCGAGGGTTGCCTGA